A genomic segment from Conger conger chromosome 2, fConCon1.1, whole genome shotgun sequence encodes:
- the LOC133121360 gene encoding GTPase IMAP family member 7-like, whose protein sequence is MEGSADLRIVMLGKTGAGKSSTGNSILGKNVFPTSWAANSNTAKCQAETQTVDGRSITVIDTPGYFSTDCSHDELKPEIAKCIIECTPGPHAFLIVLPVRKQTPEERKVVEEILEMFGENCLKYAIVLFTHGKQLSGMPITEFVEGNTHLKKLVQKCGDRLHVIDNTEWNDENNSVQIKKLLNTIDQMVRDNGGKHYTNELLQALHQAIEKEEEEVMNQTKGLLPKTAVRERAKQNVMERFLVLVAGIATGGLWLLTLQLFELEFLWQAGWGWWRVSSLVAEGSLFQESVGVVAMAESGLEQAVSSGCWGPGLAGAVEVREEVDGAPGSPGIRISGRSLFPEAVFVFSPALGRLSRF, encoded by the exons ATGGAAG GGTCAGCTGATCTGCGGATTGTCATGTTGGGTAAGACTGGAGCTGGGAAGAGCAGCACAGGCAACAGCATTCTGGGAAAGAATGTGTTCCCAACTTCATGGGCTGCCAACTCTAACACAGCTAAGTGTCAGGCTGAAACGCAGACCGTCGATGGGAGAAGCATCACTGTGATTGACACACCAGGGTATTTTTCTACTGACTGCTCTCATGATGAGCTGAAACCTGAAATTGCCAAGTGCATTATAGAGTGCACCCCCGGACCTCACGCCTTTCTGATAGTGCTGCCAGTACGGAAGCAAACTCCAGAAGAGCGGAAAGTGGTGGAAGAAATTCTGGAAATGTTTGGCGAAAATTGTCTGAAGTATGCCATTGTCCTTTTTACCCACGGGAAACAGCTTTCAGGCATGCCCATCACAGAGTTTGTGGAAGGCAACACACATCTGAAAAAGCTTGTCCAAAAGTGTGGAGACCGGCTTCACGTCATTGACAACACAGAGTGGAATGACGAAAACAACAGCGTTCAAATCAAGAAGCTGCTGAACACAATTGATCAGATGGTGAGAGACAACGGGGGAAAGCACTATACCAACGAGCTGCTCCAGGCTTTGCATCAAGCCATCgagaaggaagaggaagaagtcATGAACCAAACTAAAGGACTTTTACCTAAGACCGCTGTCAGAGAAAGGGCGAAACAGAATGTAATGGAAAGGTTTTTAGTCCTGGTAGCAGGCATTGCAACCGGAGGACT cTGGCTGCTGACTCTTCAGCTGTTTGAGTTGGAG TTCCTGTGGCAGGCAG GGTGGGGCTGGTGGAGGGTGTCATCGTTGGTGGCTGAGGGGTCCCTCTTCCAGGAGTCTGTAGGCGTGGTGGCGATGGCAGAGTCGGGGCTGGAGCAGGCGGTGTCGTCGGGGTGTTGGGGACCGGGGCTGGCTGGTGCGGTGGAGGTGCGTGAGGAGGTGGACGGGGCACCGGGCAGTCCAG GGATCCGGATCTCGGGTCGCTCCCTCTTCCCGGAGGCGGTCTTCGTTTTTAGTCCAGCACTAGGAAGACTCAGCCGCTTCTGA